The following proteins come from a genomic window of Dermacentor albipictus isolate Rhodes 1998 colony chromosome 8, USDA_Dalb.pri_finalv2, whole genome shotgun sequence:
- the LOC135900749 gene encoding uncharacterized protein — MDASTFYGASSIQTHARTRRKTPNSSVDQLFDAIMNGDVSDADLSDDEVADVQAAQAVTASNEEHDPKMHPADDEGDLSDSDEMPAKKVKHVKWLSKPFDPVDTRCTYHPLGGSTPEEPLKYFMKYFTDEVFEDFTNTDGLAHDFELYQGKGTGVDREFSYLGLGGCVVMRLVESFPQHRNLKLFFDNYFTSVLLLRELKGIGILATGTIRCNRLLGCKLKGEKEMRKEERGITDVKVTEEGDVALVRWKDNNLVTVASTQVSTGEARAGSNHYRQQQQQPV, encoded by the exons atgGACGCCTCGACGTTCTACGGCGCGTCAA gCATCCAGACTCATGCGAGAACAAGACGCAAGACTCCGAACTCGTCagtagaccagctttttgacGCCATCATGAATGGAGATGTGTCAGACGCCGATCTTTCTGACGATGAAGTCGCCGATGTACAGGCAGCTCAAGCG GTAACTGCATCGAATGAGGAGCATGACCCTAAAATGCATCCTGCAGACGACGAGGGTGATCTCAGTGACAGTGATGAGATGCCTGCGAAAAAAGTGAAGCATGTCAAGTGGCTCTCCAAACCTTTCGATCCAGTGGACACGCGCTGCACCTACCACCCGCTTGGCGGATCAACGCCAGAAGAACCGCTAAAGTATTTCATGAAGTATTTCACCGATGAAGTGTTCGAGGACTTCACGAA CACCGATGGTCTGGCGCATGATTTTGAACTCTATCAGGGCAAAGGCACAGGAGTAGACCGGGAGTTCTCCTACCTTGGTCTAGGGGGCTGTGTGGTAATGAGACTTGTGGAGTCATTCCCACAGCACCGCAACCTGAAATTGTTCTTTGACAATTACTTCACGTCCGTGCTGCTTCTGAGGGAGCTAAAAGGTATTGGAATCCTTGCCACGGGTACGATCAGGTGCAACAGGCTGCTGGGTTGTAAGCTGAAGGGCGAAAAAGAAATGCGAAAGGAGGAGCGTGGGATCACCGATGTCAAGGTGACAGAGGAAGGAGACGTTGCCCTTGTGCGATGGAAGGACAACAATCTGGTCACGGTGGCCTCAACACAGGTTTCCACTGGTGAAGCTAGGGCT GGTAGCAATCATTAtcgccagcagcagcaacagccggtTTAA